The sequence below is a genomic window from Salminus brasiliensis chromosome 6, fSalBra1.hap2, whole genome shotgun sequence.
CTCTAGCGCACCAGGTAAGAAAGGTGGAGTCAAAAAAGTGCAGTCAAGCCCAGGACCCCCACCAACCCCTTCTCCCCCTGCTCCACCTCCCCCTCCTGCCCCAGCACTGGATGTTCAGGCCCTGCGAAGGTCGCTGACCCCCGTCTCCCAGCGCAAACCAGACAGCAGCAGAGTCTCAGGCCGTGGAACAGAGAGGAGCTCCAGGGATCAGCTGCTGGACTCCATCAGGAACTGCAGTGTGAACGCACTCAAAAAGGTAAGAAACTAGGAATCTCTTAAGCTCCAAGtttgtgggactaataaaggattatcttatcttatcttatcttaaatttAAGCCACAATATCAGGTTTACAATTCAATattctaataatattttaaagaaaatcTGAATTGTATCCAGGGTTGTTGCACAACTGCTAATGAAACTAGAGTTGAGAGATGGCAGGCTTAAGACTGAATGTGCTGGTGTAGATACACTATAACACTACACAGAAACAATGTATGAGCAGGTGccctgatacttttgtccatatagtgtgtgtttcaAGCCTTGGTGATTATTTAGACATAAGatcttaacatttttttttcttttccaatccCCCAACCATCCCCGAAACCCTTCTCTGCCTCTAAGGTTGAGGTTCCGAAGCGTCTGAGGTAGCAGCTGGCAGGAAAAACAGAAGAGGATTGAGACAACTTTAACAGCGACTTATGGGAAGTCATTGATGCGTTTGACTTCGTGAGGCCGACAGCAGTTACAGTGCTGTCAGGGAGCGCTTATGCATCAGAGTGATGTTCATACTAATCAGTTGGATCCTGAATGGTCTGACAGACTAATCTGCGCACTTAATGCACTAAATAGCTAAAagtattttttgcattttacagCTCAGTTGGGGAGGGGGCCACTTCAGAGTCCACTGAAAGAAATGAACATTTTGGAAGTTGGAAAATAATGCAGAATtggaagaaaggaagaaaagtgTGATGCAGGATTATAATGAGCACATGATACTAAACTAGTGTACGTTatttcagtttgttttgtttgtgcgCGTGTGGACTTTAAGGAAACGTACATATGTGGCTCATCACAATGTTTGttaaaatgttttgaaaatattttaatataaaaaaatgcaaTGAAACAGACATTATGTGACTGAAATCATATGTTTTGAGAGAGAATTGAAGCAACAGTAGAAATGACAATGACACTGTTGTTATTAATGTAAGTATTTAGTTTTTTGACCACTGACAAGTAATTGCACACTAGAAACCCCTGTGCTCCTCCTTCTGATTGCTGTCATACATCAAAAATACAAGGAGTTAAAATACTCAAAGTAGTTTacaaatgataaaatattgtctacatgaataacagtaataattataataattataatattttaccTGTTGTTTAGAGTGATTAGACTGATTTTTCACAACAACACATCTTTCTGAGACCCagattttatcttttttttttttttttttttagataattaAAGTATTGTGGTTCCTTGTATTGGACACCGGGTGTTGCTTGTGCTCAAAATGTGGAGGTAATATAAAGGCATTGAATTCATTTACATGTGGATTTTTGTTCAACATTCTTTTCATTTCATGAACTTAAAAAAGTTGGATAAAGGAAACACAGCTGAACACTAAAAGGTGCCCTTCTGAGATGTGCACCTCCTGTTGGTTTGTGTGCTAAGATTTCTGAACACTAAATAAATTGAAGTTAGGAATCTCATATTGAAGAAACAATTTGATTATTAGCAGCAGAACCGAATATAACACTTGCACCCTTTGTTGCCATATATTGTGAAAGTTGTGGTGTCCCCCATTTTGAAAATAAAGATCCTGCCCTGTTAGCCACACCCCTACAACTAGGGCATCACTAcaaagtccttataggcaagtTTGTGCACTCTGTGGCCAAAATGTATAACATCTCCAATCACTAGAAACCACAACATGTCCTCCTGACAGTACAGTAGGGTTCAAATAGATTGCATGAATTGTGCTTGACTTGTGTCTCTCAAACTAATGTCCACTACAGAGGCCAAAAAATGAATTGCTGGGTGTCAGGAGGATATGGTCATTTTTAGTTTTTGGTTTCATAATGGCACTTACGAAGACATTGTGCAGGACATGTTTTAACCTGATGTTTAAAACTTATTTTAATAACCGCTTTTCTATATTAAGTCCTGCCCAAAGTAGAGGATGGTTCCAGGACATTTAGACTGGAAGTAAACCACCTGTAGAGCAgaatggaaaagaaaaaaacaatcatGTTCAGTCTTTTGGGCACTTTAGGCAACATTAAGAAATGACATGATAAAATAACATACTTCACCAATGAGAGTCAGGACAGGTTATCTAGCCTGTGATAGCTGAATTCCTTAAGTTAACATTCGCTTAACGTCAAACAAGTCATCGAATAAAACTGTCACCTTGTGTCCTTGAGGATCAACTAAGGTGGCACCACATGGAGTTCTGATGCCCAGATCCCTTATTTTTACCATCAATAATAATCTAGTGTATAATGGACTTTATATTGTACAGGTAATTTGATCAGAGCCACTGATTCCCATCTTTTCGCATTTGAATCCAAAATGTTTGTTATTGAACATCAAGGACTAATGCTACCGCCAAAGGTTGTCTAGCTGGTcaatgtgtaaataaatgacACACAGTGTTTATGAAGTTTGGATGAGTAAATGCTTGGttataaatcaaaataaaaaagcaaacagTGTCTTTTTTCTGAACCTTCCAGTATTACAGGAGAGTAATTTGGCGTGGTGAATGTATTACACAGTGCACTACAGTGAAATTATACACCACTACTTAGTTTTTTTCCTCAGCTCTTACAAAAAACCCTTATATTAACTAGCTACATATTTTACCTTCATATAGCTGTTATTAGCAACATTGACTAGGGCCAACTCTCAATCTGTGTTCTTGTCTGTACTCGTGTTCCAGTGGACTCCAGTGGAAACATCATCAGTTCACAACTAGTCAAGTACAGCCCAGATTTGTTCTTTGTCCACCCGTGCTATCGAGGATGCATCAGAAtgtgacttgtgtggacttggcacagccaaatatcccagaattcATTATGTACTACCCTGCTGTTTCAATCGCAAAATTACTGTACAGCGTTGGTACATACACAGAGTTCGTACTCACGTGTCTAATCTGCCAAGTCAGTTCTACCAAgaactagggttagggttaggtatcTGAACTTGGCATACTTTGTGTTGAGAATGCCTCTAGGTTTTGGTTGTATATGTATATCACTTGCATAATGTTAATGTCTGCTACACTAATAGGTTTCCAGTGTTATCTCAGCACCTAAACTAATGATGGCGTCACAAGCATGCAATCAGTCAATTTACGCTTGATTATGCATCAGATCTGTTTTTGGTAGcattgcttgtgttctgctggaAGTAAAGACCTAGTTCACAAACAACAGCAGAAACATTTGCTTTACCAGTCATGCTGCACTGCTTCTGGTAAGAACATAATATTGGCAGTAAGTGTATTATTAGCAGGGCCAATAACAGAGGGTGACCCAGACTTACCCCAGACatttttttgggatgtgaaaaatgtgtccAGCTGGAATTTCACACTGATCTCACGTCAGCGTGCAGATTTTTACAGCTTTTAAACACGTCTCCTTACATCCGGCCTTCTTACCGCCACTATGGGTTTACATGTATCTGCAACGACGTCAACCACTGGCCAAGCTGCCTCCCGTAGCCGATTGACCACAGCCTGAAAATGCCCAAAcactaaataataaacacaaatcagtttgACTTATCTGACTTTTTCtatttaattaatgcatttattaatattattttacactcacacaaacattaAATACATGTTATTTGTTACATGTTTTTGAAAGTGTAAGGAGATTATTTAGCAGTATGGCAGATTAGACCATTCATTAGTTTTGGCAAAACCTACCCTAcctaccctcacacatacacacaatttgGGCCTACTTAACCCCCCGctagccacaacatcctaacaatGACGGATGCCTATGTGTGTCTCTagtgttttcttcttctggtcACCCTAACTAAAGGTCTCAGTTTAATGACTTTCATCAAACTAACACCTACTGATAACTGATATATCTGGGTATCTgatatatcacatatatatatatcacatttaATTTCAATTCAATGTAAAAGTCTCCAGAAAAGACAGGCATGTaataatactgtataatgtaAATTACTACTGCCTACTATTGTATTTGGATTGTAGGATATTTCAAGGAATGTCTTGTCTAAAAACGTTTGAATGGCTTGGTGCAAAACAGATTTTGCATAAACATGTAGAAATGGGTAATTTTGCCCTTTGCAGTATCCCTACTACTGAACTAAGGAGCTCTTTGTGTGGTGGTTTATATAAAGGGTTTATATATGTATGACATAGCTGTGTTTGGTTGGTGTGCTGCAAGGCTGCCCCTCTGAGGCTTCCTTCCTCAACTTTTTGTTCCTCTTGTCTGCTCGTCTACTGTGCGGAACCAGAAGAAATAACATTAGTAGGGCTCACATTTTCAAAAACCttctttaaaagtaaaaaaatataacTTTAAACCATGGGAGTAATGTCTCTCACCTTTTAGACAGTATatacagaaacagagagagagagactgtatagCTTGTTGATGTTTGTATCTTATCATCTGGATCATCTGGAGCTTCGTAAAATGATTTCACTTCTGAGGATTATATCACTGTTCCAAGGTAAATGCACCGTTTTCCACTATGACTGCCATTTGTCTGCTACAGCATTATCTACAACTGCGCTTATTTACgaaatccattaaaaaacagTATAATACTTCAATTTGTCTTTTTTCCTAGTTTTGACCTTTGTGGCAACGAACAACAAACCAAAGGACACTTATGTTGGTGTAGAAGGAAGCACTCTGAACATTTACTGCGATTATCCTGATGGATACCAAGATTACATCAAGTACTTCTGCCGGGATCCTTGTACATATGATGATTATTTAATTCAATCTGAGGGCTCTGGTACTAATATCTCAAAAGAAAGATACACTGGGCTGGACAGTGTGTCCAAACTTGTCTTCATTGTCATCATCAAAAACATCGCAATGGAAGATGCTGGAGTTTATTACTGTGGAGTAGAAAAATCAGGTCATGACATACTGAATAAAGTGAAGGTGTTTGTCAGTGGAGGTGAGTATgagctccagtttggtagtcagctgaggtagtccagtttgttttcaagggTATGGAAGTTGGAGAGAAGAcattagcgttagcttttagctgagCATAGATTCCTGTTACTGTGCTACTGTTGCATGTTGCCATTTTGCCACATTTGACTGGGGCTTTGGCTGGTGGACTGGGTGTGTGGAGAGTTGGAGAGTAAATACACTGTTAAACATAACCATTTTTAGATTATGCCACATTTTCTTTTGAAAGAGGAGACAATAATCTTCCAGATTGGTCAGCCATGGCAGGAAAAAACACAATTTGACATTCTATGGCCCCTTTAAGCTTTTTCAAAGAATTCCTTATATAACAGCAAGGGAGTAGAATATGGAGCGACTGTCCATAGAATTCATTTTATTCAAAAATTGAAATACAGTGGTCTATCAATGTCTAGTCAATCCCCCGCTTCCCTAAACCACATCACTAACAGGATTGGCTTTGCTGTTTCTTGCAAACGTGTGAGAACGTGGTTGAGACATGTAGGCTAAGAGACACCATCCAACATGGGGTGTGTATATCGCTTTACGAGTGTGATGACGAGCAAATATAGCAAATTGAGTAGCAAACCTGTGCCCAAATATAATATATTCGTTTCTTTTACTAGATTTGACCTATGTGGCAGTGAATGAGAGATCAAGAGACACCTACGTTGGGACAAAAGGAAGCACTCTGAACATTTACTGCGATTATCCTGATGGATACCAAGATTACATCAAGTACTTCTGCCGTGATCCTTGTACATATGATGATTTTTTAATTCAATCTGACACCTCTGGTACTAATATCTCAAAAGAAAGATACACTGGGCTGGACAGTGTGTCCAAACTTGTCTTCATTGTCACCATCAAAACCCTCATAGTAGAAGACTTCGGTGTTTATTACTGTGGAGTAGAAAAATCAGGTCATGACATACTGAATAAAGTGAAGGTGTTCATCAGTGGAGGTGAGTTCTtcttacatttaaggcatttagcagacactctcattctgattattattgacttacaaaagtgcttcacttccttagctagtttgtattggctaAGATCCAAAAAATACCTTTAAGctatactactaaacacaaaagagctgggccttcagtctgcatttgaagacagcgagcggctctgccgttcagacaccgaGAGGAAGTTCATCCCACCACTTCTGTTTCAGAacagaaaaagcctggatgcttgtcttccgtggatcttggCAGGTCAAGGccaagccatacttgaagctcgaagggctctttgtactgatcggcttttgaccactgccatcaaatACGAagaggctggtccattcttggctctGTAGGCCAGCggcagggttttgaatctgatctGGGCAGCAGCTGCGGGAAGCCAGTgaaaagaacacagcagaggagttacatggctgaacttctCCTTCTGTCTTGTGGACATCAGTTACTTTTTTTAGAGCATTGTGCTATTACTAATAGCAGCCTGCTGCTAGTTTTGCTTCAGCTGACAGTTAATAATTACAACTAATTACAAGACATGCCTCAGGTCTTatttgctaatcaaggtctTAGAACTTGTAAAACATAATCGGAGCCTTTGCAATGcttagggtgtccaaacttcaGAACAGGCCGTGCTGcataaactatatgtccaaatagaTGTGGAGACCCCTTTTAGGGATGAGTGGGGGACTTGGGATGAGGCAGGATGGGGATCATCCAatagcctgacctcactaatgctcttgtcactgaatgcagtaaaatcctcagttagtccaacaaaagcaggataaactctttttttaatacccttgattttggaaacaAGAAACAGTGACTGAGCAaatgtcctaatacttttgtgcatttggtgtatatatatacagtgtatatgtatatatatttgtcatTCAAACGCTGCTTAATGAtttgtaatattgtaatatttgtaatatttgacTCTGTGTTCCCTTGGACTGTGAGCCTATCTATGgaacacaaaaaaataacaattgtgtgtaatttggtgttgtttgtattgttttccagtgacaatgaacaacaaactggaagACAGTTATCTTGGCATGGAGGGAGCCTCTGTGGACATCTGCTGTCACTATCCTGATGGATACCAAGATTACATCAAGTACTTCTGCCGCAATCCTtgtaaagatgatgatgatattttaaTTAAATCCGAGAGCTCCAACTCAACAATAAGATACACTGGGTTGGATAATGTGACCGAACAGAACTTCATTGTAACCATCAGAAACCTTGTAAaagaagattctggagtgtaTTACTGCGGAGTGGAAATGTCAGGTCACGACATATTGGATAAAGTGAATGTGTTCGTCAGCAGAGGTGCGTAAAAGTCTTGATGAATTGAAAATTCATCAAATTGTAAATGCTGGTATGTTACTATAGCAGCTGGTAGCAAATACAGTAGCATCAATTTACTGCATCCAGGTGGTTGCGCACATGTACATTGTACCTCGTGACTCTGAAGCAATGAATTCTTTTTCTGTGGAGAGGTGAATCATGCTTCTCTATCTGACAGTCTGATGGATAAGTCTGGGTGTGGTAAACTGTAAGGTTTGGTTGAGGAGGGATAATGTTGGCTTAGGCCCTTTAGTTCCAGTACAGGGAAATCTTAATGCTTCCAACTTTGTGGAAACTTTGTGGAGTTTGGGAAAGGcccttttctgttccagcatAACTGCGCCCCAGTGCACAAAGTAAGATTCATAAAGGCAAGGTACAGTGTTCAACCCTCTCTTTATTCAGAACATAAACATTTtgattggagcattgctgtgaggatttgattgcattcagtgccaTGTGTAtaggtgaggtcaggatgttggataatcaccaccccacctcatccacaactcccccacaagtattggatggagcaccatcattccagagaacaaagtagttccactgctccacagctcaatgttgggagggacccctctagcccacacctggcattaggcagcatggtgcgaatatgtttatctgctccagagagtcctattctattggcaataccagctgtgtgtgtgcattttcacatctgtgcaatggttgcaacttcattagacggggtgtccacaaccATTTGTGTTCTCTATTTTGCTCATCTCCATTTCCGCCCACAGAACCATTTCACTTTACATCCACTCATGCCCCAGCATCTACCAAACAGagcagcagaaaacacacatccAGCACATCTGAACCCCTAACAACAGGTACAGTGTTTAATCCTCTTATGATGCAGGACATAAACATTTAGAAATCAAACTCATTTCAGCAGATCTGAAAGGGGAAACCTAAAATCATACTGTTTTCATTTTCTGAGAGTATTCAAAGTATAAATCTGTTCAAATCAGacttacactgtatggacaaaagtattaggacacccgCATCTGTCTTCACTGTCCCATctaatccccaactccccaactcatcccaatggtattggatggagcactgtcattccagagaagacagttctcactgctccacagctcaatgctggggggctttatacccctctagcatgttgccaataggttcatgtttatctgttccatagagtcctattctatttgcagtacaagctgtgtgtgtgtgtcagcaaatggtgcaacctaaagtagctgaatgcattcattagaaggggtgtactGTGGATGTTCTCATTGTGTGCTGTGGTTTTGCTTTGGGTTTCACAATTTCATTTCCCCTATACTTGCTAAACTGACAGCTGTCAGACCAAATCACATGATTCATATTTGTGAGACTTGAGTTGGTATGGACTTTTGGTATGACAGTTGATGGTGCTCTTTAATATTTTGCAGATACATTTAAGAATGCAAATTCTTTTGACAATAAGAATAAACTGTGATGTCAGGATGTGAatactgtgtcaaaataatttGATATAAAATTAGTTGCCAGTGGCAAAGAAAGCATGTATTgagtatttaatgtatttttatcatgtatttaatgtatagatagtatgtgtgtgattttgtttgTGTCACACCTGCCCCTTTGTTTGGTCTCACCATGGGCtctcaagcacatggctctgttcgTTTGTCAGTCCTTGCCCCGCCTGTTCGTCAGTGTTCCCATCTGTGTCTTCTCACTAGCCATGCCCCACTTggtagtcccaggtgttccttgaGTGTCCCTGTGTATTGTGCATGTTCATGTGGTTGCCCGTTCATGCCAGTTTATGGTATGTTAGTTTGGCCTATTTGCTTGTGTCTAAGTTAAGTTTCAGTGTTGTTCTTTCTACCCTGTTTGCTTTCTTTGTTAGTTTGCTTGTTAGCTTTAGTTAGTGTGTTTGTTTGGACTGTTTTTTAGTTTGTTAGCTTTAGTATTTGATTGTTGTTCCAGCCTgacacttttgttttttgtttttcttttaacaaCTCCTGCAAGTATGTCTGCCTCTGCCTTGAAGCTTCACAAACTGTGATGGGTTGGGGTGAAATATCTCCAGAtatggttttacaagcctattttcAACCCTATTATTTTGCcctatattttgttttttaaacctttTGTTTAAATGGTGGGCTTGTGAGAAAttgagctctgcttttatatATCATAGAGATGGCTTGCTGTAGTGGGGTAGCATCGCTTAGAACGGTAACATGAATTATCTTACCAGATTGTGTTGCTGTCCAGttggtacagtgtgtgtgtgtgtgtgtgtggttagctagctgaagaaatTTTAGCACCTTGGTCTAGTGATAGCTCTAGAACACCTAATAACAGCATTAGCTCTTGCTTCATTAGCCCTAGTGTTAACTTTTAACCTTTTGTTAGCTACACTTTTATAGTCTCCTGAAGGAGCTGTTGTATTTAGCCTCTAGCCAGCTAGTTGGCTGGGTGTGTGGTGGGTGTTGAGGGATAAAATACAAAATGCTGATGCCACATTTGCTTCTGCTTTGTAGAAACACcatctgtattctgtattcaaACATGATGTACTATAACTCATAGCAGCCTCTTCAAGTCCTTCAGGTAAATCACTCAAATTCTCGTTAGGCTTCTGAATCACACTGATGAATCAGTGAACAGCAACTATTCTGTCGCACAGATTTGCGCGCAAGAAATGTTGTCTTAATATGCTTAATACTGTATATTGTCAgtgtcatgtaaaaaaaacccttgtatttccaaaacagcaactaCACACTAAGAAAACAAGAACCCAGGCTAGCTTTTGCTGGACATCGGCCATCTCCTGCACAGAATCGTCGATGGCATCGTCGAGTTTGGGAATAAAAATTATCTGCTCTTTATTTTGAAAGATTCTGTGGCAAAAAATGACATGTTATGTTCATGCagcatttcatgtgaccctgcctggtaaaggactcaagccttgccctcagagccttaagatatAGATGACAGATTTTAGATGATTTTAGATGcagaacccaggacctcatgaacatggcttgtgtAGCGA
It includes:
- the LOC140556802 gene encoding polymeric immunoglobulin receptor-like isoform X2 gives rise to the protein MFVSYHLDHLELRKMISLLRIISLFQVLTFVATNNKPKDTYVGVEGSTLNIYCDYPDGYQDYIKYFCRDPCTYDDYLIQSEGSGTNISKERYTGLDSVSKLVFIVIIKNIAMEDAGVYYCGVEKSGHDILNKVKVFVSGDLTYVAVNERSRDTYVGTKGSTLNIYCDYPDGYQDYIKYFCRDPCTYDDFLIQSDTSGTNISKERYTGLDSVSKLVFIVTIKTLIVEDFGVYYCGVEKSGHDILNKVKVFISGVTMNNKLEDSYLGMEGASVDICCHYPDGYQDYIKYFCRNPCKDDDDILIKSESSNSTIRYTGLDNVTEQNFIVTIRNLVKEDSGVYYCGVEMSGHDILDKVNVFVSRETPSVFCIQT
- the LOC140556802 gene encoding polymeric immunoglobulin receptor-like isoform X1, translated to MFVSYHLDHLELRKMISLLRIISLFQVLTFVATNNKPKDTYVGVEGSTLNIYCDYPDGYQDYIKYFCRDPCTYDDYLIQSEGSGTNISKERYTGLDSVSKLVFIVIIKNIAMEDAGVYYCGVEKSGHDILNKVKVFVSGDLTYVAVNERSRDTYVGTKGSTLNIYCDYPDGYQDYIKYFCRDPCTYDDFLIQSDTSGTNISKERYTGLDSVSKLVFIVTIKTLIVEDFGVYYCGVEKSGHDILNKVKVFISGVTMNNKLEDSYLGMEGASVDICCHYPDGYQDYIKYFCRNPCKDDDDILIKSESSNSTIRYTGLDNVTEQNFIVTIRNLVKEDSGVYYCGVEMSGHDILDKVNVFVSREPFHFTSTHAPASTKQSSRKHTSSTSEPLTTETPSVFCIQT